In Mytilus edulis chromosome 13, xbMytEdul2.2, whole genome shotgun sequence, a single window of DNA contains:
- the LOC139500648 gene encoding succinate dehydrogenase [ubiquinone] iron-sulfur subunit, mitochondrial-like has product MASSTVVKIAPVKRALLQLIQTRCAQTAAATEVAPRMKKFSIYRFNPEKQGDKPKVQTYELDLNKCGPMVLDALIKIKDEMDPTLTFRRSCREGICGSCSMNIGGENTLACLRKIDPNTSKAMKIYPLPHMYVIKDLVPDMSNFYAQYRAIEPYLKKKDGSEKDIGKTQYLQSVKDRAKLDGLYECILCACCSTSCPSYWWNSDKYLGPAVLMQAYRWMIDSRDDFTNERLAMMEDKFSVYRCHTIMNCTKTCPKGLNPGLAIGEIKKMLALYQSEAKTAKA; this is encoded by the exons ACAAGATGTGCACAGACAGCAGCAGCCACAGAGGTTGCCCCAAGAATGAAGAAATTCTCAATCTACAGATTT AACCCAGAAAAGCAAGGAGACAAACCCAAAGTACAGACATATGAACTGGATCTAAATAA ATGTGGTCCTATGGTTTTGGATGCATTGATCAAGATAAAGGATGAAATGGATCCAACTTTGACCTTCAGAAGGTCATGTAGAGAAGGTATTTGTGGATCATGTTCCATGAACATTGGTGGTGAAAACACACTAGCATGTCTACG AAAAATAGATCCTAACACCAGTAAAGCAATGAAGATTTATCCCTTGCCACATATGTATGTCATTAAAGATCTGGTTCCG GATATGAGTAACTTTTATGCCCAGTACAGAGCTATTGAACCCTACCTCAAAAAGAAAGATGGATCAGAGAAAGATATTGGTAAAACACAGTATCTGCAGTCAGTGAAAGATAGAGCTAAATTG GATGGTTTATATGAGTGTATATTATGTGCATGCTGTAGTACATCTTGTCCTAGCTACTGGTGGAATTCTGATAAATATCTTGGCCCAGCTGTTCTCATGCAGGCATACAG ATGGATGATTGACTCCAGAGATGATTTTACAAATGAAAGGTTGGCCATGATGGAAGACAAGTTCTCTGTGTACAGATGTCATACCATTATGAACTGTACCAAGACTTGTCCTAAG GGATTAAACCCAGGTCTGGCTATTGGAGAGATCAAGAAGATGTTAGCTCTGTATCAGAGTGAAGCAAAGACAGCCAAAGCTTAA
- the LOC139500366 gene encoding acetylcholine receptor subunit alpha-like — protein sequence MNGYEKHLLPKANSSTPVDVKLGFCLFTVNGFNGVDETLSLTGGLSMSWDDVSLQWNPASYGGVTDLVLDNSKIWHPYIFLVNTPNEMKPIGYDTNNVLSVYSSGRVAWFPGGVLKAKCSTDFTKFPFDTQVCTLEFQPWGTTSADITLSPLFDYVILDYFSTNSDWIVNSRSYVEAISIYSLKFNVEVTLTRRPLYYAVMLVVPTLSFCILNPLVFVLPPDSGERISYAVTILLSYAIFLTIALSSLPTSSDPLCTLLLVMILIIAISGAIVIFVIISMRYYHKESFKPGRCAACLIRVSRCTEKVKDTVIEFQKDDKIDIKIDISGKEYSHLLDRFFLTLSYSLLCMFLVLYICVVFV from the coding sequence ATGAATGGATACGAAAAACATCTTCTTCCGAAGGCAAACTCATCAACTCCTGTCGACGTCAAACTCGGATTTTGTCTGTTTACTGTAAATGGTTTTAATGGTGTCGACGAAACTTTATCTTTGACTGGCGGACTTTCTATGAGTTGGGATGATGTCTCTTTACAATGGAACCCAGCAAGTTATGGCGGTGTTACTGATCTTGTTTTAGACAACTCAAAAATATGGCATCCTTATATTTTTCTCGTGAATACTCCAAATGAAATGAAACCTATAGGTTACGACACAAACAACGTTCTATCTGTTTATAGTTCTGGAAGGGTGGCATGGTTTCCAGGTGGCGTGTTGAAGGCAAAATGCTCTAcagattttacaaaatttccGTTTGACACACAAGTCTGTACTCTGGAATTTCAACCATGGGGAACAACATCTGCGGATATCACATTATCTCCGCTTTTCGACTATGTAATACTAGATTACTTCTCAACAAACTCTGATTGGATAGTAAACAGTCGTTCGTATGTGGAGGCGATTTCTATATACTCCCTAAAGTTTAATGTTGAAGTAACTTTAACACGACGTCCACTTTACTATGCTGTAATGCTAGTTGTACCGACCTTGTCGTTCTGTATTCTCAATCCATTAGTGTTTGTGTTGCCTCCAGACTCGGGGGAGCGTATATCTTATGCAGTGACTATCCTATTATCGTATGCTATATTTTTGACAATTGCTTTGTCATCGCTTCCAACATCATCCGATCCCTTGTGCACTCTCCTACTTGTCATGATACTCATTATAGCGATCAGTGGTGCGATAGTTATATTTGTAATCATATCAATGCGTTACTACCACAAAGAATCATTCAAGCCGGGCAGATGTGCTGCATGTCTGATAAGAGTTTCAAGGTGTACGGAAAAAGTTAAAGATACTGTGATAGAATTTCAGAAAGACgacaaaatagatataaaaatcgATATTTCAGGTAAAGAATATTCTCATCTCCTGGATAGATTTTTCCTGACATTATCGTACTCTTTACTCTGTATGTTCCTTGTATTATACATTTGTGTTGTTTTTGTgtag
- the LOC139501717 gene encoding xyloside xylosyltransferase 1-like — protein sequence MRSSGVLKILAFLITCVIIIICYQILLTTSFFNHIDSKIPQADPVPLGKGVGNVKVILENEPQVTAKAQKNEPVHEINVVITFTNAKDNTNLQQKFQTTVLSMFKWTTTPVNIYIIGDQASQVIADAILKQAVSKYNKQYKLVKLDTDDLAKKLHEVIKEMQQHFSYKPGAYYSHSLFFLSIAIHRVMPETLHRVIMMDADLKFNNDVKELFDLFDNFSDTNVMGIARENQPVYRHVLSVYRGANPGTRVGDPPPNGITGFNSGVLLLNLDKMRKSELYNSLINPKVVNDLTKKYSFQGHLGDQDFFTLLSLEHENLFYILPCTWNRQLCIWWRDKGYESVFDLYFKCEGHINIYHGNGNTDIPKLEWEK from the exons ATGAGATCATCTGGTGTTCTGAAGATACTTGCTTTCCTTATTACAtgtgttataattattatttgctACCAAATTCTTTTgacaacatctttttttaatcACATTGACTCAAAAATACCACAAGCAGACCCTGTGCCTTTAGGGAAAGGAGTGGGCAATGTGAAAGTTATTTTGGAAAACGAACCGCAGGTCACTGCTAAGGCCCAGAAAAATGAACCAGTACATGAAATTAACGTTGTAATTACATTTACAAATGCCAAAGACAACACAAATCTACAACAAAAGTTCCAAACAACTGTTTTGTCAATGTTTAAATGGACAACTACGCCTGTCAACATTTACATAATTGGTGACCAAGCTAGTCAGGTCATCGCAGATGCAATCTTAAAACAAGCTGTCagtaaatacaataaacaatacaAG ttGGTGAAGCTAGATACTGATGATTTAGCAAAGAAACTACATGAAGTTATAAAGGAGATGCAGCAACACTTTAGTTATAAACCTGGagcatattacagtcattccttattcTTCCTTTCTATCGCAATACACAGGGTGATGCCAGAAACATTACACAGGGTCATAATGATGGATGCCgatttaaaattcaataatgatgTCAAGGAGCTTTTTGATCtatttgataacttttctgaCACAAATGTCATGGGTATAGCCAGGGAGAATCAACCTGTGTATAGACATGTGTTGTCAGTATATCGTGGCGCTAATCCAGGTACAAGAGTTGGTGATCCACCGCCAAATGGAATCACAGGCTTTAATAGTGGTGTGCTACTTCTAAACTTAGACAAAATGAGAAAATCTGAGTTAtataattccttaattaatccAAAGGTTGTAAacgatttaacaaaaaaatattcattccAAGGTCATTTAGGGGATCaagatttttttactttgttATCATTAGAAcatgaaaatttattttatattttgcctTGCACATGGAACCGACAGCTTTGTATTTGGTGGAGAGATAAAGGTTATGAGTCTGTTTTTGACCTCTACTTTAAATGTGAAGGTCATATTAATATTTACCATGGAAATGGTAACACAGATATTCCAAAATTAGAATGGGaaaaatag